The Hymenobacter sp. DG25A nucleotide sequence CTGCTCGTGCACGTACTGCAGCAGCTTATTCAGCTCTTCCGGGGCACCTTCTTCCACGCGCACTTCCTTTAGGTTGCAGTCGGGCTGCAGGATGGAAATGTAGGTGGAGGGCAGGTCGGAGGTGTTTTGGGAGTACACGCCCTGCAGCCGGGCAAAGCCGATGCGTTGGGCTTCTTTCAGGATATGATTTACGGTAGCAGCGGGCAGCTGCAGCTCATGTTGGCCCAGCAGCGGCACGTTGCTCAAGCCTTCGTAGCTCAGGCGACCGTTGCGGTAAACGGTGGCTTTGTAGGCCGGGCAGCGGCCAAAGCAGGGCGTTTTCTCAAAAATCAATATCGGCAGCTTTGCGCTGGCCTGTGTTTTGGGGGCTACTACCGGCGTGTCCAGCAAAACCTGGGGAGCCGATACGGCCGGTTTGGTCTTGGGCGGGGTGTAGCGGATGGGCTTATTGGTGGAACCCTGCTGCGCGCAGGCGGGCAGGTGAGCAAAGCCCATCAGCAACAGAAAGCCGAGAAGAAAACGCATGGCAGGTGGGGCAAGGGTGAGAAGGAACGCTGCAGTCGTAACAAGGAGCAGAAAATAAAAATGCCTTTCCGCGCATCGGCGGAAAGGCATTTTACTTAGCGGGAAGCGCCGGTGTTACTTTTTCTTCTTGCCTTCCTTGCGGGCATCCGACTCCCGCTCCTGCGTGGCCTTCATGGCCTCGGCCAGGCGGGCCTGGAAACCGCTGGGCTTTTTGTCTTTGTTCTTCACCTTGTTGGCCTCCAACTGCTGCCGAATCTTGGAGTCGTCTACAAAGCGGCGGGTAATGGCCTGCTGCGCGAAGGTGACGATGTTCGACATGAAGTAGTACCAGGTAAGGCCAGCCGAGAAGCTGTTCAGTACGAACATGAAAATCAGCGGCATCAGGTAGCTGTACATTTTCATGGGGCCCTGCATGGCCGTGTTCATCTGGTTGCTCTGCCACGTCATCAGCAGCGTAGAAAGCGTCATCAGCAGGGTAAACATGCTCACATGGTCGCCGTACCATTTCACGTAAAACGGCAGCTTGATGAACACGTCGTAGGTGCTCAGATCCTTGGCCCACAGGAAAGGCTGCTGGCGCAGCTCAATGGCGTTGGGGAAGAACTGGAACATGGCAAACAGAATCGGAATCGTCAGCAGCATGGGCACGCAACCACTGAGCGGCGAAACCCCCATGCTCTGGTACAGCTTCATCGTTTCCGACTGCTGCTTTACCTGGTCATCGGCATACTTTTCCTTGATCTGGTCAATCTCCGGCTTCAGCACCTTCATGCGCGCCTGCGACACGTAGGTCTTGTAGGTCAAAGGCCAGGTCACCAGCTTAATCAGCACCACCAGAATGGCAATGATGATACCGTAGGAGCTGATGAACTGCTCCAGCACGTGGAACACGGGTAGCACCACAAAGCGGTTTACCCAGCGGAACAGGCCCCAGCCCAGGTACACGTTCCGGTCGAAGCCGGGCGCTACGTCCTTCAGCAGGCTGAAGGAGTTAGGACCGAAGAAGAACCGCATCTGCGCCTTGCCCTGCTGCACATCGGCGGCGGGAATGGTGAGCGTGGTGCTGAGGGTTTTGATGAAGGTGGAATCGGCCAGGTTCACATTCGACACAAACTTGCCGGTGGTGAAGGTGGAGTTGGCAATGATACCGGCCACGAAGAAGTCGTGCTTGTGGGCGGCCCATTTCAGGGGCTCGTTCACTACCATCTCCTCGGGCTTCTCACTGGCCTCGCCCAGGGCACCGTGGTCGTCGTTGGCCAGGTAGTGGTTGATGATGGAGTGGTTACGGTTTTGCTTCAGGTCCTGCTCCGTCTGGCGCACGTGGTCCACGAAGGTGAACGTGAGCGGCTGTGGCGCTACCACCGTGTTCAGGCCATTCAGGCGCAGGTCGTAGCCTACTTCATAGCTGTTATCGAACAGCGTATAAAGCTGCTGAATAGTGCCGCCGGCTACGCTGGCCGTGAAAGCCAACTGCTGGCCTTTTTTGTTGCCTACCGTTACGGGCTGCACCTGCGTGGGCTGGAAATACAGGTCCGAAAACTTCACCGTGCGCCCGTCGTTGGTGCGCAGGCTCATATCCATCTGAGCGCTCTGCTTATCAAACAGAAACAGCGGCTGCCCGAAGAAGGTCTTGTACTCGTTCAGCCGAACGGCTTCAATCCGGCCACCTTTCGTAGAGAAAGACATAGCCAGACGGTCGTTCTTCAGCTCTACCTGCTGGGCAGTGCCCTGGGCCGCGGTGGCAAAAGCACCCAAGGTGCGGACGGCCGTAGCCGAATCCAGCGGGGCACTTACCGTACTATCGGCCAGTACTTTGGCCGAGGCAGTGGTAACGGCTTTTTCGGCAACTGGCTCCTTCGGCGTAGGCCTGAAGAAAAACAGGTAGGCGAGGAGCATGGCCGAAATTAAAAACAGGCCGGTTGCTTGATTTCTATCCATTAGAGGAAGAGGTGAGGGCAAAAAAAGAGTTGCAGCAGGAAAAGCCGCCCAACAAATGCCAGGCAATGCGGGCACAAAGGTCGCAGTTCTCCGTGAATATTCAGTTGTGATATATCAGAAGCCAGTTGTCCGTTGTCCGGAGGTGGGTCATGGCGAGCCCCGCGAAGCCATGACACGGCCTCCAGCGCCTAAAACTGACCCTTGTGGTACTGAATGGCCGCTTTCACAAAGCGCACAAATAGCGGGTGCGGGTTTTGCACGGTGCTTTTCAGCTCCGGGTGAAACTGCCCGCCCACAAACCACGGGTGGTTGGCCAGCTCTACCACTTCCACCAGGCCGGTGTCGGGGTTGATGCCCGAGGCCAGCATGCCGGCCTGCTCAAATTGCTCCAAGTACTCGTTGTTGAACTCGTAGCGGTGGCGGTGCCGCTCACTGATGTGGTTGCGGGCGTAAGCTTTGGCGGCTTTGGAGCCCTTGCGCAGCTCGCAGTCGTAAGCGCCCAGGCGCATGGTACCGCCCTTCTGGGTGATGCTTTTCTGCTCCTCCATCATGGCAATGACGGGGGCACTGGTGTGCGGGTCCATCTCCGTAGAGCTGGCATCCTTCAGGCCCAGCACGTTGCGCGCAAACTCCACCACGGCGCACTGCATGCCCAGGCAAATGCCGAAGAACGGAATGCCGTTTTCGCGCACATATTTAATGGCCGCTACTTTGCCCTCAAAACCCCGCTCGCCAAAGCCAGGGGCTACCAGCACGCCATCCACACCGTGCAGCAGCTGGGCCACGTTATCGGCGTTAATGTTCTCGGACTGAATGCTGCGTACGGTCACTTTGCACTCGTTCTGCGCGCCGGCGTGCACAAAGGATTCGTTGATGGACTTGTAGGCGTCGGGGAGCTCCACGTATTTGCCTACCAGCGCAATAGTTACTTCCTCAGTGGGGTTTTTCAGGCGGCCCAGGAAGTCTTTCCAGGCTTCCAGATCGGGCAGCGTAGTACCGCCGGTCAGCTTCATTTTCTTGATAACCCGGTCGTCGAGCTGCTCTTTCAGCATCAGCAGCGGCACCGAGTAGATGCTGTCCGCATCCAGACTCTCGATAACGGAGTTGATTTTGACGTTACAGAACAGCGCAATTTTGCGGCGCATTTCGGCCGGAATGGGGTACTCCGAGCGGCACACCAGAATATCGGGCTGCAGGCCGGCTTCGCGCAGGTCGCGCACGGAGTGCTGGGTGGGCTTGGTTTTCAGCTCGCCGGCCGCTTTCAGGTAGGGCAACAGGGTGAGGTGAATGACCAGCGAATCATTCGGTGGCAATTCCCAGCGCAGCTGGCGCACGGCTTCCACGAAGGGCAGGCTCTCAATGTCGCCAATGCAGCCCCCGATTTCGGTGATAACCACGTCGAACTTATCGTCCTGACCCAGCAGCAGCATGCGCCGCTTAATCTCATCGGTGATGTGCGGCACTACTTGCACGGTCTTGCCCAGGTAGGCGCCTTCGCGCTCCTTGCTGATAACGTGGTTGTAGATGCGCCCCGTGGTAACGTTGTTGGCCTGGGAGGTAGGCACGTTCAGAAAACGCTCGTAGTGGCCTAGGTCCAGATCAGTCTCGGCGCCGTCGTCGGTCACGTAGCATTCCCCGTGTTCATAGGGGTTCAGCGTGCCGGGGTCGATGTTGATGTAGGGGTCGAACTTTTGGATGGTGACGCGGAAGCCGCGGGCTTGCAGCAGCTTAGCCAGGGAGGCCGAAATGATGCCTTTGCCCAGCGAAGAGGTCACTCCTCCGGTTACGAAAATGAACTTGGCCGTTGCAGCCGTGGGGGGGAGAATTCGGTCTGGCATAACGGGAAACAAAGGTAGGGTAATAAGTGGAAGGCCGACGGATCGAAAACATTTTTGCCCGAAAAAACACCGCCGCCCGTTTCCGCTAACAGGGTAGGGGAGGCGGCTGGCTTCAGGTAGCAGAGGGCCCTTCAGCCCGGGCTCCTTTGCCTTTATTCAAGCGCTCAGGCCATTTTTAAACCAGCTGAAAATCAGTTTATAAGATAATATGCAAAAATAATTAATAAGTTAAGTGTCTGATTAACAGAAGTAAAACATATCATTGTGAAATGAAAGGTTGACATTGTATTAAAGTATTGCTTTAATTAGGTGCTATTACTTCACATGTAATCAGCGCTGAAAGCATAATTGCAGGCGCTACCAGCCTATGCGCCGCAAGCTTTACTTCCTGTTACTTTTTCTGGGCTTTGGCATGGCTTACCAGGCCATGGGCAACGATGGAGAAGAGGCTGCCGAAATGGAGCTGTTCGGCAAGAATGGCCCGCACTGGCTCTATAAGCTGGTGGCGCACTCGCCGGTGCTTAAACAGCATCAGGTAGGCCTGAGTATTACCGATGCCGCTACCGGGGAGCGGCTCTTCGGCTACCGCGACGAAGAATACTTTGTGCCGGCCAGCACCATGAAGCTGTTCAGCCTGTATGCCGGCCTGCATCTGCTGGGTGACTCCCTGCCCAGCCTGCGCTACGTGGTGCGCCAGGATTCCCTCATCTTTTGGGGCACCGGCGACCCTACCCTGCTGCACGGCGACGTGCCTTCCCGTGCCGCTTTCCAGTTCCTGCAGCGCCGCCCCGAAAAGCTGTTCTACGCCCAAATTCCCTGCGTTGAGCCCTTCGGACCCGGCTGGAGCTGGGACGACTACAACTACTATTACCAGCCGGAGCGCGGCCCATTTCCCATCTATGGCCACACCGTGCGCTTCTACGCCCGTGCCGGCAAAGCCCAGCCCCTGGTGCTGCCGCAGGTATTCACGGCCAGCGTAGCGCCCGCACCTTCCGGCTACCTCAACCGCTCCGACCATGTGCGACGGGCGGTGCTGGAAAATAAGTTCTTCGTCATGCCCATCCAGAAAAACTGGGTGGATGAAACCCCTTTCCGCACCAGCCCGGCTCTGCTGATGTCGTTGCTGCAGGATACCCTGCACCGGCCTATCCTGCCCGCGCCGTGGCAGGCGCGGGCACAGGAGCAGGTGCACACCCTGGCCGGCCTGCCCGTCGATTCCTTGTACCGGCGCATGATTCAGGTGAGCGACAATTTTCTGGCCGAGCAGCTGCTACTCATGTGCTCCAGTCGCCTGGGCCCCGATTCCCTGAATACGGCCCGCACCATTCGCACCATGAAACAGCGGTACCTGCATGATTTGCCCGATGCGCCCGTGTGGGTAGACGGCTCCGGCCTCTCCCGCCAGAACCTCATCACGCCCCGGGACATGACCATGCTACTCCTGAAGCTGCACCAGGAAGTGTCCGAGCAGCGCCTGCTCAGCCTGCTGGCCGCCGGGGGCGGGCACGGCACCCTGCGCCGCCTCTACCACGACCAGCGCGGCCCCTGGGTGTGGGGCAAAACCGGCACCCTTTCCAACACGCACAACCTGGCCGGCTACCTGCGCACCAAAAAAGGCCGCTTACTAGCCTTTAGCTTCATGAATAACAACCATGTGCAGGAAACCAGCGCCATCCGGCTGGAAATGCAGAAAGTGCTGGCCCAGGTGCGGGAGCGGATGTAACGGAGCTATACTATTCCCGGCCTTTAAGCACGGTTTTGTGTTGAGGAGGTGGTATTCTCCTATCTCTGGCGGGCACGGCAAAGGAATCAACAACAGTATAGATCCTGCCTGGCTGCTCATCTCCTACATGCAGAATCACTCGCCAGACCGGTAGATTATAAGCTCCATAGGTAAGCTGCAGACTATCATGCTGGGCTGGGGTGTAGGCTTTCCCCAACACTTTCCTGGTTACGATTTTATAGAAACCCTCGCGGTAGGTGTCCCGGTAAGAAGAGCCCGGTGTTACAAATTCAGCTCCGGTAGCAATCAGAACCAGATTATCATCAAACTCCGCGTAAAAATTGGGCCGGCAGAAATCAACGATGGGTACGTAGTTTCCGGCGCCATACAAAGAGAACTGCAGGCTGTCGTAGGCCAGCTTCTCGAACTCGAGACAGAATATTTTTCCTCCACCGCGCTGCTTGCCATACGCTCTGATCAGACGTTGCAAACCCTCGTCCAGAGGTAGCTTTTGCGGTGTTTTAGTGAAATTTATTTCACTTGCAGAAGCCGCTGGTGTGGCTTTCTCCTTCTCAGGCGAACAGCCAATGAATATTATGGGGAGTATTAGTAGACCAAGAAATCGTCTGATACCATGTCTACTCAGCATAGAATATATGACAACATTAAGCCGGTCATTCCGAGCGAAGTCGAGGAATCTCGCTAGTGTGGTGAATAGTGATTAGCACCACAACGTCAGCACGTGAGATGTCTCGACTGCGCTCGACATGACATAATGGTATAAAGAAAAGTGCGTAGGATTAACCCTCTAGTACAGCACCCGAAACTTAATGGTGTGCTCCACCTTGCGCAGCTCGCCAATTACCTCCTGCTCGTACTCCTTGTCGATATCGGTGATTACATAACCGATGTGCTCGTTGGTTTTGAGGTACTGGCCGAGTATGTTCACGGAGTGGGCCGCCAGCACGTTGTTGATGCGGGCCAGCACGCCGGGCACGTTGTGGTGAATGTGGATGAGGCGGTGGGCCTGCTGCACCGGCAGCTGAATGTTGGGGAGGTTAACGCTCTGCTGGGTGTTACCGGTGTTCACGTACTGCATCAGGCGCTCGGGCACAAACTCCGCAATGTTGCGCTGAGCCTCCGAGGTGCTGCCGCCAATGTGGGGCGTGAGTAGCACGTTGGGCAGGCCGCGCAGCTCGCTTTCGAAGGTTTCGTGGTTGGTTTTGGGCTCGTAGGGGAAAACGTCAACGGCCGCACCACCCAGGTGGCCCGAGTGGATGGCCTCGGCCAGGGCGGGCACGTCTACCACGTGGCCGCGGGCATTGTTGAGGAAGATGGTGCCGGGCTTCATGAGCGCAAACTCCCGGGCCCCGATGAGGTTGGTGTTTTCCGGACGGCCATCCACGTGCATGGTCACAATATCGGCCTGCTGCAGAAGCTCGTCCAGGGTGCGGCACTTCACGGCGTTGCCCAGCTGCAGCTTTTCGGCAATATCAAAGTAGAGTACCTGCATGCCCACGGCCTCGGCTACCACCGAAAGCTGCGCGCCAATATTGCCGTAGCCGATGATGCCCAGCTTCTTGCCCCGGATTTCAAAGGCGCCTTTCGCCGACTTATCCCACTCGCCCTGGTGCATTTTGGGGTTCTTTTCCGGGATGCGGCGGGCCAGTACGATGATTTCGCCCAGGGCCAGCTCTACCACGGAGCGGGTGTTGGAGAAAGGGGCGTTGAACACGGCCACGCCCTTTTTCATACACTCCGTGAGGGCTATCTGGTTGGTGCCGATGCAGAAGGCGCCAATGGCTATGAGGCGGTTGGCGGCTTCCAGCACGCGGGGCGTCACCTGCGTTTTGGAGCGAATGCCCAGAATGCTCACGCCCTCAATGCGGTCCACCAGCTCGTCTTCGTCCAGGCCGCCGGGCACCAGGTCTACCTGGTAGCCTTCCTGCCGGAACAGCTCGGCCGCGCGCGGGTCGGGGTTTTCAAGGAGCAGGACCTTAATGCGGTTTTTGGGGTAGGAGAGCGTCATGGGCAGTTTATTCTGGTAAAGAAATTCGTCGAAAGAGGGGAGGACTTCATCGGCGCGGGAAACCACGGCCTCGCGGCTGACATTTTCCGTGAAGGCGTAGAAGCGGTTGGCCAGGCCGGCTTCCCGAATCTGGTAGTCGGTGTAGCCGTCGCCGAGTACGTACACGTCGCCCTCCAGGTCCAGCTGGCGCAGCTGCAGGATTTTGCCGCCGTTCTGGCTGAGCACGTTTTCGGCGTCGAAGCCCGTAATGCGGCCTTCTGCATCGTACGTAAAAGTGTTGGCCAGCACGAAATCGGGGCCGATACCAAACTCGGCCACTACCGGCTCAATAAACTCCCGGAAGCCGCTGCTGACCACGTAAATGCGGCCGGCAAACTGCTGGAAAAACGCCTGGTTGCGGCGGATGCTTTCAGAAACCAGCCCTTTCAGCCGCTCCACCAGCTGCCCGATATGCTCGCGCCGGGCCGGCAGCAAGGCCAGCCGCCGCTGCAACGACTCTGAAAAGCTCAGGCTGCCGCTCATGCCCTGGTCGGTGAGGGCCCGGATTTCGCCCACAATTCTTTCCCGGTCGGGGCTGCCCTGCAGGGCAATATCGGCCAGCTCGTCCAGCCCTTCTACCTGCGTAAAAGTGCTGTCGAAGTCAATGATGAGATAGGGAAGCGGGGGCGACGACTGAGGCATAGTGGGGGCAAGGTAGGGCGGAACCGCCAATAACGGATAGGCGGGGAGGGCAGGTTCTGCATTTCCAACAAAACAAAGCTACCGCTGGGTACAACGTAACGGAGGCGGTTAGGTCCCACTGAAAAACGGATATCTGTGAAACTGTTTTCCTCGCCTTATGCCTTTCTCCTTGGTACATGCACCGGCTGGCGCGCAGCATATCAGGGCAACTCCGGATGCACGAAACCGTACATTCTGAGGCATACCATGCAAGCCCATTTGGCCGCTTCGCGCGGCCAGGTGGATGCCACAATGCCCCGGCCTAACGGTCGGGACATTGTTTTTATAAGTGGTTTCTCCGACCCTCAGACCTCATAAAACTCCAGCGGCAGCCCATCCGGGTCCTCAATAAACGTGAAGCGCCGCCCCGTGAACTCATCTACCCGAATGGGCTCCGAGGCGACATCGTGCGCATCCAGTCGGTGAATGGTAGCCTCCAGATCAGCCACGGCGAAGGCCAGATGGCGCAGGCCGGCGGCCTCGGGGCGGGTGGGCCGCACGGGCGGTGCCGGAAACGAGAACAGCTCTATAATGTATTCGCCGCCCAGAGACAGGTCCAGCTTCCAGGAGTCCCGGTCGGCCCGGTATACTTCCCGCAGGGCACACAGGCCCAGTATCTCGGTGTAAAACCGCTTCGAAACGGCGTACTGGGTGCAGATAATGGCGATATGATGAATACGAAGTAGCGGTAGCATAGCAAGCGGATAAGGGTCAGGCCGGCAATATCGGCAAATGCCCTATTCTTAAGCGAAGTACCCGCCGGCCGCGGGCACCATCTTAAATATGAGCGTACCTTTGCCCCCTATCAGGGCGCGGGAAAAAGAGCATATCCAACCTGCTTTCCCACCCGCCCGCTTCTTATTCTATAGCCTTGCTGAAATTCCGGAGTCTTTTGTTGGGGCACCTGCGCCTGCCCCGGTTGCTGCCCGTGCTGGCCTTGTTGCTGATGGCTGGCGGCGCTATGTTTGCCCGCCCCGGAAACCCGACTGAACCCATGCGCACCCGCCATTTTACCTTTGAGTACTCCACCACGGTGCACCCGGCCCCGCAGGGCGCGCAGGAACTGAACCTATGGCTGCCCATGCCGCATTCGGATGCCTGGCAGGATATTGATCAGCTGGAAATTACTTCCCCTTATCCGTACGAGATACTGCCCGCCCAGCACGGAAACCGGGTACTGCACCTGAAATTACTGAGTCCCCCGGCGGCAGATTTTACCGTAACCATGCGCTTTAATGCCGTGCGCCGGGAGCACCGCAACCCGCTCCAGGCCTCGTTGCCGGCCCAGGCCCGCAAC carries:
- a CDS encoding DUF6438 domain-containing protein translates to MRFLLGFLLLMGFAHLPACAQQGSTNKPIRYTPPKTKPAVSAPQVLLDTPVVAPKTQASAKLPILIFEKTPCFGRCPAYKATVYRNGRLSYEGLSNVPLLGQHELQLPAATVNHILKEAQRIGFARLQGVYSQNTSDLPSTYISILQPDCNLKEVRVEEGAPEELNKLLQYVHEQIMKVALPPTK
- the yidC gene encoding membrane protein insertase YidC, yielding MDRNQATGLFLISAMLLAYLFFFRPTPKEPVAEKAVTTASAKVLADSTVSAPLDSATAVRTLGAFATAAQGTAQQVELKNDRLAMSFSTKGGRIEAVRLNEYKTFFGQPLFLFDKQSAQMDMSLRTNDGRTVKFSDLYFQPTQVQPVTVGNKKGQQLAFTASVAGGTIQQLYTLFDNSYEVGYDLRLNGLNTVVAPQPLTFTFVDHVRQTEQDLKQNRNHSIINHYLANDDHGALGEASEKPEEMVVNEPLKWAAHKHDFFVAGIIANSTFTTGKFVSNVNLADSTFIKTLSTTLTIPAADVQQGKAQMRFFFGPNSFSLLKDVAPGFDRNVYLGWGLFRWVNRFVVLPVFHVLEQFISSYGIIIAILVVLIKLVTWPLTYKTYVSQARMKVLKPEIDQIKEKYADDQVKQQSETMKLYQSMGVSPLSGCVPMLLTIPILFAMFQFFPNAIELRQQPFLWAKDLSTYDVFIKLPFYVKWYGDHVSMFTLLMTLSTLLMTWQSNQMNTAMQGPMKMYSYLMPLIFMFVLNSFSAGLTWYYFMSNIVTFAQQAITRRFVDDSKIRQQLEANKVKNKDKKPSGFQARLAEAMKATQERESDARKEGKKKK
- a CDS encoding CTP synthase codes for the protein MPDRILPPTAATAKFIFVTGGVTSSLGKGIISASLAKLLQARGFRVTIQKFDPYINIDPGTLNPYEHGECYVTDDGAETDLDLGHYERFLNVPTSQANNVTTGRIYNHVISKEREGAYLGKTVQVVPHITDEIKRRMLLLGQDDKFDVVITEIGGCIGDIESLPFVEAVRQLRWELPPNDSLVIHLTLLPYLKAAGELKTKPTQHSVRDLREAGLQPDILVCRSEYPIPAEMRRKIALFCNVKINSVIESLDADSIYSVPLLMLKEQLDDRVIKKMKLTGGTTLPDLEAWKDFLGRLKNPTEEVTIALVGKYVELPDAYKSINESFVHAGAQNECKVTVRSIQSENINADNVAQLLHGVDGVLVAPGFGERGFEGKVAAIKYVRENGIPFFGICLGMQCAVVEFARNVLGLKDASSTEMDPHTSAPVIAMMEEQKSITQKGGTMRLGAYDCELRKGSKAAKAYARNHISERHRHRYEFNNEYLEQFEQAGMLASGINPDTGLVEVVELANHPWFVGGQFHPELKSTVQNPHPLFVRFVKAAIQYHKGQF
- a CDS encoding D-alanyl-D-alanine carboxypeptidase/D-alanyl-D-alanine-endopeptidase, translating into MRRKLYFLLLFLGFGMAYQAMGNDGEEAAEMELFGKNGPHWLYKLVAHSPVLKQHQVGLSITDAATGERLFGYRDEEYFVPASTMKLFSLYAGLHLLGDSLPSLRYVVRQDSLIFWGTGDPTLLHGDVPSRAAFQFLQRRPEKLFYAQIPCVEPFGPGWSWDDYNYYYQPERGPFPIYGHTVRFYARAGKAQPLVLPQVFTASVAPAPSGYLNRSDHVRRAVLENKFFVMPIQKNWVDETPFRTSPALLMSLLQDTLHRPILPAPWQARAQEQVHTLAGLPVDSLYRRMIQVSDNFLAEQLLLMCSSRLGPDSLNTARTIRTMKQRYLHDLPDAPVWVDGSGLSRQNLITPRDMTMLLLKLHQEVSEQRLLSLLAAGGGHGTLRRLYHDQRGPWVWGKTGTLSNTHNLAGYLRTKKGRLLAFSFMNNNHVQETSAIRLEMQKVLAQVRERM
- the serA gene encoding phosphoglycerate dehydrogenase: MPQSSPPLPYLIIDFDSTFTQVEGLDELADIALQGSPDRERIVGEIRALTDQGMSGSLSFSESLQRRLALLPARREHIGQLVERLKGLVSESIRRNQAFFQQFAGRIYVVSSGFREFIEPVVAEFGIGPDFVLANTFTYDAEGRITGFDAENVLSQNGGKILQLRQLDLEGDVYVLGDGYTDYQIREAGLANRFYAFTENVSREAVVSRADEVLPSFDEFLYQNKLPMTLSYPKNRIKVLLLENPDPRAAELFRQEGYQVDLVPGGLDEDELVDRIEGVSILGIRSKTQVTPRVLEAANRLIAIGAFCIGTNQIALTECMKKGVAVFNAPFSNTRSVVELALGEIIVLARRIPEKNPKMHQGEWDKSAKGAFEIRGKKLGIIGYGNIGAQLSVVAEAVGMQVLYFDIAEKLQLGNAVKCRTLDELLQQADIVTMHVDGRPENTNLIGAREFALMKPGTIFLNNARGHVVDVPALAEAIHSGHLGGAAVDVFPYEPKTNHETFESELRGLPNVLLTPHIGGSTSEAQRNIAEFVPERLMQYVNTGNTQQSVNLPNIQLPVQQAHRLIHIHHNVPGVLARINNVLAAHSVNILGQYLKTNEHIGYVITDIDKEYEQEVIGELRKVEHTIKFRVLY
- a CDS encoding VOC family protein; protein product: MLPLLRIHHIAIICTQYAVSKRFYTEILGLCALREVYRADRDSWKLDLSLGGEYIIELFSFPAPPVRPTRPEAAGLRHLAFAVADLEATIHRLDAHDVASEPIRVDEFTGRRFTFIEDPDGLPLEFYEV